The following are encoded in a window of Streptomyces sp. Go-475 genomic DNA:
- a CDS encoding pyridoxamine 5'-phosphate oxidase family protein, with protein sequence MYDDQRAERPGSHGEHRIQHELGTVERADRFYDEQVLDRLNPRMREFVARQEMFFLATADSRGECDSTFRAGPPGFLRVLDDTTLAYPEYRGNGVMASLGNIRENPHIGILMIDFSQDRIGLHVNGRARLVTDDAMRRRHPGLPVDPVPGRRPQMWVEVEVEEAYIHCSKHIPRLVPAPLRQNPARQGGPAAEGEQAWGTDDVRRKGGDYFGAAARRHGLASR encoded by the coding sequence TTGTACGACGACCAGCGGGCAGAGCGCCCCGGAAGCCACGGAGAGCACCGGATCCAGCACGAGTTGGGCACCGTCGAACGCGCCGACCGGTTCTACGACGAGCAGGTGCTGGACCGGCTCAATCCGCGGATGCGGGAGTTCGTGGCCCGCCAGGAGATGTTCTTCCTCGCCACGGCGGACAGCCGCGGGGAGTGCGACAGCACCTTCCGGGCCGGCCCGCCCGGCTTCCTCCGGGTCCTCGACGACACGACCCTGGCCTACCCGGAGTACCGCGGGAACGGCGTCATGGCCTCGCTCGGCAACATCCGGGAGAACCCGCACATCGGCATCCTGATGATCGACTTCTCCCAGGACCGTATCGGTCTGCATGTCAACGGCCGCGCCCGGCTGGTCACCGATGACGCCATGCGCCGGCGGCACCCGGGCCTGCCGGTCGACCCGGTGCCCGGCCGCCGCCCCCAGATGTGGGTGGAGGTCGAGGTGGAGGAGGCGTACATCCACTGCTCCAAGCACATACCGAGACTCGTCCCGGCACCGCTGCGGCAGAACCCGGCCAGGCAGGGCGGCCCGGCCGCCGAGGGCGAGCAGGCCTGGGGCACCGACGACGTGCGGCGCAAGGGCGGCGACTACTTCGGGGCGGCGGCCCGGCGGCACGGGCTGGCGTCACGCTGA
- the ctaD gene encoding cytochrome c oxidase subunit I has protein sequence MATYTEPVAPVPAGERRGRGKVIVTWVTTTDHKKIGHLYLITSFLFFLIAGALAMAIRAELARPGLQILSSEQYNQAFTMHGTIMLLLFATPTFAGFANAVMPLQIGSPDVAFPRLNMLSYWLFLFGGLIVLGSFLTPQGAADFGWTAYTPLSGGERTTHVGGDLWIMGLALSGFGTILGSVNFITTIICMRAPGMTMFRMPIFTWNVLLTSVLVLLAFPVLAAALLVLEADRRFGAQVFNAENGGAILWQHLFWFFGHPEVYILALPFFGVISEIIPVFARKPIFGYTGLIGATIAIAGLSVTVWAHHMFATGAVLLPFFSFMTYLIAVPTGVKFFNWIGTMWKGSLSFEPPMLWAAGFLVTFLFGGLTGVILGSPPLDWHVTDSYFVVAHFHYVLFGTIVFAMFGGFSFWWPKMTGTVLDERLEKIHFWTLFTGFHTTFLVQHWLGAEGMPRRYADYLAADGFTALNTVSSIGAFLLGLSTLPFLYNVWKTAQKGEKVEVDDPWGYGRSLEWATSCPPPRHNFLTLPKIRSESPAFDLRHPDLAGLDEAENTGGRRDVLDAGGHKGERP, from the coding sequence ATGGCGACCTATACCGAGCCCGTCGCGCCGGTACCCGCGGGCGAGCGCCGCGGCAGGGGAAAGGTGATCGTCACCTGGGTGACGACCACCGATCACAAGAAGATCGGGCACCTGTACCTGATCACGTCGTTCCTGTTCTTCCTGATCGCCGGGGCACTGGCGATGGCCATCCGGGCGGAGCTGGCACGGCCGGGGCTGCAGATCCTCTCCAGCGAGCAGTACAACCAGGCGTTCACCATGCACGGCACGATCATGCTGCTGCTGTTCGCGACGCCCACCTTCGCCGGCTTCGCCAACGCCGTCATGCCCCTGCAGATCGGCTCGCCCGACGTGGCGTTCCCCCGGCTGAACATGCTGTCGTACTGGCTGTTCCTCTTCGGCGGCCTGATCGTGCTCGGCAGTTTCCTCACCCCGCAGGGCGCCGCCGACTTCGGCTGGACCGCGTACACCCCGCTCAGCGGCGGCGAGCGCACCACCCACGTCGGCGGGGACCTGTGGATCATGGGGCTGGCGCTGTCCGGCTTCGGCACGATCCTCGGCTCGGTCAACTTCATCACCACGATCATCTGCATGCGCGCCCCGGGCATGACCATGTTCCGGATGCCTATCTTCACCTGGAACGTGCTGCTCACCTCGGTGCTGGTGCTGCTGGCCTTCCCGGTCCTGGCGGCCGCGCTGCTGGTGCTGGAGGCGGACCGGCGGTTCGGCGCGCAGGTGTTCAACGCCGAGAACGGCGGCGCAATCCTGTGGCAGCACCTGTTCTGGTTCTTCGGCCATCCCGAGGTCTACATCCTGGCGCTGCCGTTCTTCGGCGTGATCAGCGAGATCATCCCGGTCTTCGCCCGCAAGCCGATCTTCGGTTACACCGGTCTGATCGGCGCCACGATCGCGATCGCCGGCCTGTCGGTGACGGTGTGGGCGCACCACATGTTCGCGACCGGCGCGGTGCTGCTGCCGTTCTTCTCCTTCATGACGTATCTGATCGCCGTGCCGACGGGCGTGAAGTTCTTCAACTGGATCGGCACGATGTGGAAGGGCTCGCTCTCGTTCGAACCGCCCATGCTGTGGGCGGCCGGCTTCCTCGTCACCTTCCTCTTCGGCGGTCTGACCGGTGTCATCCTGGGCTCCCCGCCACTGGACTGGCACGTCACCGACAGCTACTTCGTGGTCGCCCACTTCCACTACGTGCTCTTCGGCACGATCGTGTTCGCGATGTTCGGCGGGTTCAGCTTCTGGTGGCCGAAGATGACCGGCACCGTCCTCGACGAACGCCTGGAGAAGATCCACTTCTGGACGCTCTTCACCGGTTTCCACACCACGTTCCTGGTGCAGCACTGGCTGGGCGCCGAGGGCATGCCGCGCCGCTACGCCGACTACCTGGCCGCCGACGGCTTCACCGCCCTCAACACCGTCTCCAGCATCGGCGCCTTCCTGCTCGGCCTGTCGACGCTGCCGTTCCTCTACAACGTGTGGAAGACGGCCCAGAAGGGCGAGAAGGTCGAGGTCGACGACCCGTGGGGCTACGGGCGCTCGCTGGAGTGGGCGACCTCCTGCCCGCCGCCCCGCCACAACTTCCTCACGCTGCCCAAGATCCGCTCCGAGTCACCGGCCTTCGACCTGCGCCACCCGGACCTGGCCGGCCTCGACGAGGCGGAGAACACCGGCGGGCGGCGCGATGTGCTCGACGCCGGCGGGCACAAGGGCGAACGGCCGTGA
- a CDS encoding glutamate--cysteine ligase, with the protein MTTIGVEEEYLLLDPVTGLPVPHADKVRAAAGVGRLVADQEVQYELLQAQVEVATPVCDTLEEVGGHLLRLRHAVSVAAEEHGCRIAACGTPPVRHGRPVAVTDQARYRAMVTQAPQLVAEQLVNGTHIHVAVPDREAGVQVLNRIRPWLPTLTAMAANSPLWDGHDTGFASWRTVIFSRWPVSGMPPAFRDAADYDRRVERLAEAGLISDTGQLYWQARLSSRYPTVEVRCLDVQLHADEAVMLAAITRGLVETALAETAAGAPVPDCAPEMLQAAMWHAARHGLDDTLVDPGGTPHRAGDMLYEFLRHVAPALDASGDTRQVTSLIHRLLQDGTGADRQRAALTRGGLPAVTDLISARGTMP; encoded by the coding sequence ATGACGACGATCGGCGTGGAAGAGGAGTACCTGCTGCTCGACCCGGTGACGGGCCTGCCGGTGCCCCACGCGGACAAGGTGCGTGCCGCGGCGGGCGTGGGCCGTCTCGTGGCCGACCAGGAGGTGCAGTACGAGCTGCTGCAGGCGCAGGTCGAGGTGGCCACGCCGGTGTGCGACACCCTGGAGGAGGTCGGAGGGCATCTGCTGCGGCTGCGGCACGCCGTCTCGGTGGCCGCCGAGGAGCACGGCTGCAGGATCGCCGCCTGCGGGACACCGCCCGTGCGTCACGGCCGCCCGGTGGCCGTCACCGACCAGGCCCGTTACCGGGCGATGGTCACGCAGGCGCCGCAGCTGGTGGCGGAGCAGCTGGTCAACGGCACGCACATCCACGTCGCCGTGCCCGACCGCGAGGCGGGTGTGCAGGTCCTGAACCGGATCCGGCCCTGGCTGCCCACCCTGACGGCCATGGCGGCGAACTCCCCGCTGTGGGACGGCCACGACACCGGCTTCGCCAGCTGGCGCACGGTGATCTTCAGCCGCTGGCCCGTCAGCGGCATGCCCCCGGCCTTCCGGGACGCCGCGGACTACGACCGGCGCGTGGAGCGGCTGGCGGAGGCCGGGTTGATCTCCGACACCGGCCAGCTCTACTGGCAGGCCCGCCTGTCGTCGCGCTACCCCACCGTCGAGGTGCGGTGCCTGGACGTCCAGCTGCACGCGGACGAGGCGGTCATGCTCGCCGCGATCACCCGGGGCCTGGTGGAGACCGCCCTGGCGGAGACGGCCGCCGGCGCGCCCGTGCCCGACTGCGCCCCGGAAATGCTCCAGGCCGCCATGTGGCACGCCGCCCGCCACGGCCTCGACGACACCCTGGTCGATCCGGGCGGCACCCCGCACCGCGCCGGCGACATGCTCTACGAGTTCCTGCGCCACGTCGCTCCCGCGCTCGACGCGTCCGGTGACACCCGGCAGGTCACGTCCCTGATCCACCGGCTCCTGCAGGACGGCACCGGAGCGGACCGGCAGCGCGCCGCCCTCACGCGGGGCGGCCTCCCGGCGGTCACCGACCTGATCAGCGCCCGGGGCACGATGCCGTGA
- a CDS encoding PP2C family protein-serine/threonine phosphatase, whose protein sequence is MLADLLDASHLMPIELLPAKASACARAAAFHHVLIYLADLQRDTLCLLPGDEAAGHADEPVLQVEGTVAGRAFQHGGVLPAGPPGGDTSEWWVPLLDGTERIGLLRVSTGRDDAGTRADMEALAALVSLIVVGKRTTSDALARLVRARPMSVAAEMQWNLLPPRTYADGRVAISAALEPAYDISGDVFEYAIDGPLVHLTILDAMGHDTAAGLSGALALGACRNARRQGAGLLAKADAVEAALLEQYDHRRYVTGVLATLDTRTGGLRWVNRGHHPPIVIRDNRHTTHLSCPPAHPMGTSLGLPGTVCEEHLQPGDRVVLYTDGITEARRSGGREFGLDRFTDFLIRHHADGLPVPETLRRLIHAVLEYHDGDLQDDATVLICEWIGPDMEPARTAADLTGLHPSRRHPADHEFD, encoded by the coding sequence ATGCTGGCCGATCTGCTGGACGCCAGTCACCTCATGCCGATCGAGCTGCTGCCCGCCAAGGCCTCCGCGTGCGCACGCGCCGCCGCCTTCCACCACGTGCTGATCTACCTGGCGGACCTGCAACGCGACACCCTGTGCCTCCTGCCCGGCGACGAGGCCGCGGGCCACGCGGACGAGCCCGTGCTGCAGGTCGAGGGGACGGTCGCCGGGCGGGCCTTCCAGCACGGCGGCGTCCTGCCCGCCGGGCCGCCCGGCGGCGACACGTCCGAGTGGTGGGTGCCGTTGCTGGACGGCACCGAACGCATCGGACTGCTGCGGGTGAGCACCGGGCGCGACGACGCCGGCACCCGCGCGGACATGGAGGCGCTGGCCGCTCTCGTCTCGTTGATCGTCGTCGGCAAGCGGACCACCAGCGACGCGCTGGCCAGGCTGGTCCGCGCCCGGCCGATGAGCGTGGCCGCCGAGATGCAGTGGAACCTGCTGCCGCCGCGCACCTACGCCGACGGGCGGGTGGCGATCTCGGCGGCCCTGGAACCGGCCTACGACATCAGCGGCGACGTCTTCGAGTACGCCATCGACGGGCCCCTGGTCCACCTGACGATCCTCGACGCGATGGGCCACGACACCGCGGCCGGCCTCTCCGGGGCCCTCGCGCTGGGAGCCTGCCGCAACGCCCGCCGCCAGGGCGCCGGCCTCCTCGCCAAGGCGGACGCCGTCGAGGCCGCCCTCCTCGAGCAGTACGACCACCGGCGCTACGTCACCGGTGTCCTGGCCACGCTCGACACCCGCACCGGCGGCCTGCGGTGGGTCAACCGCGGCCACCACCCGCCGATCGTCATCCGCGACAACCGCCACACGACCCACCTCAGCTGCCCGCCGGCCCACCCGATGGGCACCAGCCTCGGCCTGCCCGGCACGGTGTGCGAGGAGCACCTCCAGCCCGGCGACCGCGTCGTGCTCTACACCGACGGCATCACCGAGGCGCGCCGCTCGGGCGGCCGGGAATTCGGCCTGGACCGGTTCACCGACTTCCTGATCCGCCACCACGCCGACGGGCTGCCCGTACCCGAGACCCTGCGCCGCCTCATCCACGCCGTCCTCGAGTACCACGACGGCGATCTCCAGGACGATGCCACCGTCCTCATCTGCGAATGGATCGGCCCGGACATGGAACCGGCCCGGACGGCAGCCGACCTGACCGGCCTGCACCCCTCACGGCGACACCCGGCCGACCACGAGTTCGACTGA